The proteins below come from a single Kitasatospora sp. NBC_00315 genomic window:
- a CDS encoding helix-turn-helix domain-containing protein encodes MSEGFGELTERDEIARLLGELKGRSGLSYGTLAKRLHLSTSTLHRYCTGNVVPTEFAPLDHLARLCRATPEELVELYRLWVVVHAARGSRTSSGSEPSTPAGPTGTQELTGTQAQAAPDGRGDEPGPVLAARAEPDRVPGAAPRRWRVRYPGILAAVAVTVVLATIGAVATGLKSATGGDARPGRAVAGGSPAASPAPGGLGSPSSPALASAGSGSGSGSPGPTGATDTSAPIKVSVKPAGWDSECDRYLVDRPPSEVPRPPQVPDVAGWVSQLGAVPGHYLSTEIVVQGTGKDTVVVSGLNVRIARIAAPLAWNAYSMGEGCGGGVDVHSYDLDLDAPRPRPVLTEGHTGLPLKVSEGDPEVIEITAQTTSHDVSWYLELEWSSGDRKGTLTIDTGHGTPFRTSALNGRPLYVHPIDGQAWERSQF; translated from the coding sequence GTGTCAGAGGGGTTCGGGGAGTTGACGGAGCGGGACGAGATCGCGCGGCTGCTCGGGGAGCTGAAGGGCCGGTCGGGGCTCAGTTACGGCACGCTCGCGAAGAGACTGCATCTGAGCACCTCGACGCTCCACCGCTACTGCACCGGCAACGTGGTGCCGACGGAGTTCGCCCCGCTGGACCACCTCGCGCGGCTGTGCCGGGCGACGCCGGAAGAGCTCGTCGAGCTGTACCGCCTGTGGGTCGTCGTCCACGCGGCGCGGGGGAGCAGGACGTCATCCGGGTCCGAACCGTCAACTCCGGCGGGCCCGACGGGAACGCAGGAGTTGACGGGGACGCAGGCGCAGGCGGCACCGGACGGGAGAGGTGACGAGCCCGGGCCGGTCCTCGCCGCCCGCGCCGAACCGGACCGTGTCCCCGGGGCGGCACCGCGGCGGTGGCGCGTCCGCTACCCGGGGATCCTGGCCGCGGTGGCGGTCACCGTGGTGCTGGCGACCATCGGGGCCGTCGCCACGGGGCTGAAGTCGGCCACGGGCGGTGACGCCCGTCCCGGGCGGGCAGTGGCCGGCGGGTCGCCCGCCGCATCCCCGGCACCGGGCGGCCTCGGCTCGCCCTCCTCCCCTGCCCTCGCCTCCGCCGGCTCGGGCTCGGGGTCGGGCTCGCCGGGGCCGACCGGCGCGACGGACACGAGCGCCCCGATCAAGGTCTCGGTCAAACCCGCCGGATGGGACTCCGAGTGCGATCGGTACCTGGTCGACCGCCCGCCGTCCGAGGTCCCCCGACCGCCCCAGGTGCCGGACGTGGCCGGTTGGGTCTCCCAGCTCGGCGCGGTTCCCGGCCACTACCTGTCGACCGAGATCGTCGTCCAGGGCACCGGCAAGGACACCGTCGTGGTGTCGGGCCTCAACGTCCGGATCGCCCGGATCGCGGCTCCCCTCGCCTGGAACGCCTACTCCATGGGCGAGGGCTGCGGCGGTGGAGTCGACGTCCACTCCTACGACCTCGACCTGGACGCGCCCCGCCCGCGGCCGGTCCTGACCGAGGGCCACACCGGTCTGCCGCTCAAGGTGAGCGAGGGCGACCCGGAGGTCATCGAGATCACCGCCCAGACCACCTCCCACGACGTGTCCTGGTACCTGGAACTGGAATGGTCCAGCGGCGACCGGAAGGGAACGCTCACCATCGACACCGGCCACGGCACGCCGTTCCGCACGAGCGCGTTGAACGGCCGGCCGCTGTACGTCCACCCGATCGACGGACAGGCCTGGGAGCGGAGCCAGTTCTGA
- a CDS encoding IS1380 family transposase: MKKLIGSYPRVRVQGDGGAVVSQAGGVLLVETVRKTGLDTAISAALAPWRKQRAVHDPGKVLLDLALAMALGGDCLSDVAVLRAEPQVFGLVASDPTVSRLVETLAAAGPHALTAIRRARAEVRERVWKLAGADAPDAGGQVIVDIDGVLVLAHSEKQDATATWKRTFGHHPLVAFVDHGAGGSGEPVAALLRPGNAGSNTAADHITTTQLALAQLPKRHRRGRRTLIRTDSAGGTHDFLNWLTTRGRWLSYSVGMTITDAVHQAVLHVPAPAWTPAVEPDGQVRDGAWVAELAGDVLNGWPKGIRLIVRKERPHPGAQLRFTDADGMRLTCFATNTPGTAIAALELRHRQRARAEDRIRAARDTGLRNLPLHHTAQNQLWLEIVQLALDLLAWMPTLALTGRTRRWEPKRMRLRLFSAAARLVTTGRRRILRLANHWPWTDVITTAFSRLQALPNPG, encoded by the coding sequence GTGAAGAAGCTTATCGGGTCCTACCCGCGCGTCCGCGTCCAGGGCGACGGCGGTGCGGTGGTCTCGCAGGCCGGCGGGGTGCTGCTGGTGGAGACCGTGCGCAAGACCGGGTTGGACACAGCGATATCGGCGGCGCTGGCGCCGTGGCGCAAACAGCGTGCGGTGCACGACCCGGGCAAGGTGCTGCTGGACCTGGCCCTGGCGATGGCGCTGGGCGGGGACTGCCTGTCGGACGTGGCCGTGCTGCGTGCCGAACCGCAGGTGTTCGGGCTGGTGGCCTCCGACCCCACCGTCTCGCGCCTGGTGGAGACCCTGGCCGCGGCCGGGCCCCACGCGCTGACCGCGATCCGCCGGGCCAGGGCCGAGGTCCGCGAACGGGTCTGGAAGCTTGCCGGGGCCGATGCCCCCGACGCCGGAGGGCAGGTGATCGTGGACATCGACGGAGTGCTGGTGCTGGCGCACTCCGAGAAGCAGGACGCGACCGCGACCTGGAAGCGGACCTTCGGACACCACCCGCTGGTCGCGTTCGTCGACCACGGAGCGGGTGGTTCCGGGGAACCGGTGGCCGCACTGCTGCGGCCGGGCAACGCCGGCAGCAACACCGCCGCCGACCACATCACCACCACCCAGCTCGCCCTGGCCCAACTTCCCAAGCGCCACCGGCGTGGACGCCGCACCCTGATCCGCACCGACTCCGCAGGAGGCACCCACGACTTCCTGAACTGGCTGACCACACGCGGCCGGTGGCTGTCCTACTCGGTCGGGATGACGATCACCGACGCGGTCCACCAGGCCGTGCTCCATGTCCCGGCCCCGGCCTGGACGCCCGCGGTCGAACCCGACGGCCAGGTCCGCGACGGCGCCTGGGTCGCCGAACTCGCGGGCGACGTCCTCAACGGCTGGCCGAAGGGAATACGGCTGATCGTCCGCAAGGAACGACCGCACCCCGGAGCCCAGTTGAGGTTCACCGACGCCGACGGGATGCGCCTGACCTGCTTCGCCACCAACACCCCCGGAACCGCGATCGCAGCCCTGGAACTGCGGCACCGCCAGCGCGCCCGCGCCGAGGACCGCATCCGCGCCGCCCGCGACACCGGCCTGCGCAATCTCCCCCTGCACCACACCGCCCAAAATCAGCTCTGGCTGGAGATCGTCCAACTCGCCCTGGACCTCCTCGCCTGGATGCCCACGCTCGCCCTCACCGGCCGAACCCGCAGATGGGAACCCAAGCGCATGCGGCTGCGACTGTTCTCCGCCGCCGCCCGCCTGGTCACCACCGGCCGCCGCCGCATCCTCCGCCTGGCCAACCACTGGCCCTGGACCGACGTGATCACTACCGCGTTCAGCAGGCTGCAAGCACTACCGAACCCTGGCTGA
- a CDS encoding Ig-like domain-containing protein: protein MSTVQAARTAIRNGDRFNRGAVALTMGGILLMTAACGGPHGGGAEASRPTGTAAAAGPAASTAAEAAPKTSAAVLDVEPKDGSQGVAPDALQVSVSQGKLTTVEVTDKNGRPVQGSLTPDGTGWKPAASLAPGTAYTVNAQATDADGLTAAATTAFTTRAPDKQVSTNDNIGDGQTYGVGMIVKVEFSTKIVNKDAVARGITFATDNGTEVKGHWFGDDRLDFRPADYWKPGTKVTIHYRLKSVEVAPGVYGDVDKDEPFTIGRSQVTTADSAAHQLTIVRDGKTTTVPATLGDDKHPSWGGTMVIMSKEKVTHMNSRTVGLGDEYDIPAVPHAMRLTASGTYLHGNYWYKGDPFGKANTSHGCVSLKDVEGGSDTSVAGAFFNSSLIGDVVKVVNSKEKTVAPDNGLGGWNILWANW, encoded by the coding sequence GTGAGTACTGTTCAGGCGGCCCGTACCGCCATACGTAACGGCGACCGGTTCAACCGCGGTGCGGTGGCGCTGACGATGGGCGGCATCCTGCTGATGACCGCGGCCTGCGGCGGCCCCCACGGCGGGGGCGCCGAGGCCTCCCGCCCGACGGGCACCGCAGCCGCCGCCGGCCCGGCGGCCAGCACCGCGGCCGAGGCTGCGCCGAAGACGTCGGCCGCGGTGCTGGACGTCGAACCGAAGGACGGCTCCCAGGGCGTCGCCCCGGACGCGCTTCAGGTGTCCGTCTCCCAGGGGAAGCTCACCACCGTCGAGGTGACCGACAAGAACGGCAGGCCCGTGCAGGGCTCGCTCACCCCGGACGGCACCGGCTGGAAGCCCGCCGCCTCGCTCGCACCGGGCACGGCGTACACGGTGAACGCCCAGGCGACGGACGCCGACGGCCTCACCGCCGCCGCCACCACCGCGTTCACCACACGCGCGCCCGACAAGCAGGTCTCCACCAACGACAACATCGGTGACGGCCAGACCTACGGCGTGGGCATGATCGTCAAGGTGGAGTTCAGCACGAAGATCGTGAACAAGGACGCCGTCGCCAGGGGCATCACCTTCGCGACCGACAACGGCACCGAGGTGAAGGGCCACTGGTTCGGCGACGACCGGCTGGACTTCCGCCCGGCCGACTACTGGAAGCCGGGCACCAAGGTCACCATCCACTACCGGCTGAAGAGCGTCGAGGTCGCGCCGGGCGTCTACGGCGACGTGGACAAGGACGAGCCGTTCACCATCGGCCGGTCGCAGGTGACCACTGCGGACTCCGCCGCGCACCAGCTCACGATCGTCCGGGACGGCAAGACCACCACCGTGCCGGCCACGCTCGGCGACGACAAGCACCCGTCGTGGGGCGGCACCATGGTGATCATGTCCAAGGAGAAGGTCACCCACATGAACTCCCGGACCGTCGGACTCGGCGACGAGTACGACATCCCCGCCGTCCCGCACGCGATGCGGCTGACCGCGAGCGGCACCTACCTCCACGGCAACTACTGGTACAAGGGCGACCCGTTCGGCAAGGCCAACACCAGCCACGGCTGCGTCTCGCTCAAGGACGTGGAGGGCGGCAGCGACACCTCCGTCGCGGGCGCGTTCTTCAACAGCTCGCTGATCGGCGACGTGGTCAAGGTCGTGAACTCGAAGGAGAAGACGGTCGCCCCCGACAACGGACTCGGCGGCTGGAACATCCTCTGGGCGAACTGGTAA
- a CDS encoding DUF397 domain-containing protein has translation MASPAWQKATHSSANNACLEVRTVDGLVELRESDDGEIIVRTTPLKFAKFLQGVKDGEFDHHADPDT, from the coding sequence ATGGCTAGTCCCGCCTGGCAGAAGGCCACGCACTCAAGCGCGAACAACGCATGCCTGGAGGTCCGGACCGTCGACGGCCTGGTCGAGCTCCGCGAGTCCGACGACGGCGAGATCATCGTCCGCACCACACCCCTCAAGTTCGCCAAGTTCCTCCAGGGCGTCAAGGACGGCGAGTTCGACCACCACGCCGACCCCGACACCTGA
- a CDS encoding ATP-binding protein codes for MRACNLPEPYRSPESSRSPEPPDWSAAREELREAMSLVGWPPDVIHDAELALCELYVNAWKHGGSPAPVVVVVVLANRTLRVSVSDDGPDLPEELPCSDPYELSGRGLHLVRNLTHRFGAAPRRTGKSIWFELDAAA; via the coding sequence ATGCGTGCCTGCAACCTGCCCGAACCGTACCGATCCCCCGAATCGTCCCGTTCGCCGGAGCCACCCGACTGGTCCGCCGCCCGCGAGGAGCTGCGTGAGGCGATGAGCCTGGTCGGCTGGCCCCCGGACGTCATCCACGACGCCGAACTCGCCCTCTGCGAGCTGTACGTCAACGCCTGGAAGCACGGCGGCAGTCCGGCTCCCGTCGTGGTGGTCGTCGTGCTGGCGAACCGCACACTGCGCGTGTCCGTCTCCGACGACGGCCCGGACCTCCCCGAGGAGCTGCCCTGTTCCGACCCGTACGAGCTGTCCGGCCGGGGCCTGCACCTGGTCCGCAACCTCACCCACCGTTTCGGCGCCGCGCCCCGCAGGACCGGCAAGAGCATCTGGTTCGAGCTGGACGCCGCCGCATGA
- a CDS encoding helicase-associated domain-containing protein: MTAQQSEQRPGGPATGPRTLAEELRSRSDEALAGLLRSRPDLLNPVPGDLTQLSARLSSRASALRALERLDRFTLQVAEALAAAPDGSPHTVVRNLLTGPARVKPHPGATALTPAERTAVTEALPGALATLRDRALVWGPDNGLRLVIAAREALAPTAANPGRTGLGPTLAEATVGMSPARLQQLLASAGLPPTPDPVTAVAALIALLTDRKRCAALLADAPEPSLRLLERLVWGPPTGTVPDATRAVTAEDARSPVEWLIARGLLLPSSPGSVVLPRELALHLRGGRSHRAVEPAPPAVATGAVRDPAAVDGAAAGQAHTAVRVVEEILDLWGLQPPTGLRAGGVGVRDLKRTAQAVESSERTAAFWLELAYGAGLLAPDGEADEHWAPTPAYDTWLQQPVAVRWSALAAGWLAGTRVAALTGTPDGKGKTRAALGPELDRTLAPSVRRAALTTLAALPPGSTATADALSPALRWHRPLRGGPATAEGRDLRDDLVEWTLHEAELLGVTGRGALSSPARALLDGRDPATVLAPLLPMPLDHVILQPDLTAVAPGPLLTPLAQALALCADIESKGGATVYRFTAESVRRALDAGRSAADLHAFLEQHSRTPVPQPLSYLVDDVARRHGVLRVGAASSYLRCDDPALLAEVLADRRSADLRLRLLAPTVLAAQAAPDTLLATLRVMGYAPAAESADGDVLITRPDSHRTPPRTAPTPVPDGPPTPDDALLGAAVKAIRAGDRAATAIRREPAAGAGRRPGGPPAPAARQLPRTVAAETLAALQTAVLLGERMWIGYVNAEGLASQRVIDPVKVEGGFVTAFDHHSDALKTFALHRITGVAELDDSA, translated from the coding sequence ATGACCGCACAGCAGAGCGAGCAACGCCCGGGCGGCCCCGCCACGGGTCCCCGCACCCTCGCCGAGGAGCTCCGCAGCCGCTCCGACGAGGCCCTCGCCGGCCTGCTGCGGTCCCGCCCCGACCTGCTGAACCCCGTCCCCGGTGATCTCACCCAGCTCTCCGCCCGGCTCTCCTCGCGCGCCTCCGCGCTGCGCGCCCTGGAGCGGCTGGACCGCTTCACCCTCCAGGTCGCCGAGGCGCTGGCCGCCGCCCCCGACGGCAGCCCGCACACCGTCGTACGCAACCTGCTCACCGGCCCCGCCCGGGTCAAGCCCCACCCCGGCGCCACCGCGCTCACCCCCGCCGAACGCACCGCCGTCACCGAGGCGCTGCCCGGGGCGCTGGCCACGCTGCGCGACCGCGCGCTGGTCTGGGGCCCGGACAACGGCCTGCGGCTGGTGATCGCCGCCCGTGAGGCGCTCGCGCCCACCGCCGCCAACCCGGGCCGGACCGGGCTGGGCCCGACCCTCGCCGAGGCCACCGTCGGAATGTCGCCGGCCCGGCTCCAGCAGCTGCTGGCCTCGGCCGGACTGCCGCCCACCCCCGATCCGGTCACCGCCGTCGCCGCGCTCATCGCGCTGCTGACCGACCGCAAGCGCTGCGCCGCGCTGCTCGCCGACGCCCCGGAGCCGTCCCTGCGGCTGCTGGAGCGACTGGTCTGGGGGCCGCCCACCGGCACCGTCCCGGACGCCACCCGCGCGGTCACGGCCGAGGACGCCCGCAGCCCGGTGGAGTGGCTGATCGCCCGGGGCCTGCTGCTGCCCTCCTCTCCAGGCAGCGTGGTGCTGCCCCGCGAACTCGCCCTGCACCTGCGCGGCGGCCGCAGCCACCGTGCCGTCGAGCCCGCGCCGCCCGCCGTCGCCACCGGCGCCGTCCGCGATCCGGCGGCCGTGGACGGCGCGGCGGCCGGTCAGGCCCACACGGCGGTCCGCGTCGTCGAGGAGATCCTCGACCTCTGGGGTCTGCAGCCGCCCACCGGCCTGCGGGCCGGCGGGGTCGGGGTCCGGGATCTCAAGCGCACCGCCCAGGCCGTCGAGAGCAGCGAGCGAACCGCGGCCTTCTGGCTGGAACTCGCCTACGGTGCGGGCCTGCTCGCCCCCGACGGGGAGGCCGACGAGCACTGGGCCCCCACCCCGGCGTACGACACCTGGCTCCAGCAGCCCGTCGCCGTCCGCTGGTCGGCGCTGGCCGCCGGCTGGCTCGCCGGCACCCGGGTCGCCGCCCTCACCGGCACCCCGGACGGCAAGGGCAAGACCCGTGCCGCGCTCGGCCCCGAACTGGACCGCACGCTCGCCCCGTCCGTCCGCCGCGCCGCGCTGACCACGCTGGCCGCCCTGCCGCCCGGCTCGACCGCCACCGCCGACGCCCTGTCGCCCGCCCTGCGCTGGCACCGGCCGCTGCGCGGCGGCCCGGCCACCGCCGAGGGCCGGGACCTGCGCGACGACCTCGTCGAGTGGACTCTGCACGAGGCGGAGCTGCTCGGCGTCACCGGTCGGGGCGCGCTGTCCTCACCGGCCCGGGCGCTGCTCGACGGGCGCGATCCGGCCACCGTGCTCGCCCCTCTGCTGCCCATGCCGCTGGACCACGTGATCCTCCAGCCCGACCTGACCGCCGTCGCACCCGGGCCGCTGCTCACCCCGCTCGCCCAGGCCCTCGCGCTCTGCGCCGACATCGAGTCCAAGGGCGGCGCGACGGTCTACCGCTTCACCGCGGAATCCGTCCGGCGCGCCCTGGACGCCGGGCGCAGCGCTGCCGACCTGCACGCCTTCCTGGAACAGCACTCCCGCACGCCCGTCCCACAGCCGCTCAGTTACCTGGTCGACGACGTGGCCCGCCGGCACGGCGTCCTGCGAGTCGGCGCCGCCTCGTCCTACCTGCGCTGCGACGACCCGGCTCTGCTCGCCGAGGTGCTGGCCGACCGCCGCTCGGCCGACCTGCGGCTGCGCCTGCTGGCCCCCACCGTGCTGGCGGCCCAGGCGGCGCCCGACACCCTGCTCGCCACGCTGCGCGTGATGGGGTACGCCCCGGCCGCCGAGTCGGCGGACGGCGACGTGCTGATCACCCGCCCCGACAGTCACCGCACTCCACCGAGGACCGCCCCCACCCCGGTGCCCGACGGCCCGCCGACCCCGGACGACGCCCTGCTCGGCGCGGCCGTCAAGGCCATCCGGGCCGGCGACCGGGCCGCCACCGCCATCCGCCGCGAGCCGGCCGCCGGCGCCGGCCGACGGCCGGGCGGCCCGCCCGCTCCCGCCGCCCGGCAGCTGCCGCGGACCGTGGCCGCCGAGACCCTCGCCGCACTGCAGACCGCCGTACTGCTCGGCGAGCGGATGTGGATCGGCTACGTCAACGCCGAGGGCCTGGCCTCCCAGCGGGTGATCGACCCGGTGAAGGTCGAGGGCGGCTTCGTCACCGCCTTCGACCACCACAGCGACGCCCTGAAGACCTTCGCCCTGCACCGGATCACCGGAGTCGCCGAGCTGGACGACTCCGCCTGA
- a CDS encoding XRE family transcriptional regulator has product MSTNWRDLRAELIEPDDEDSVDTHRGRMLAEVRAHRLAEARKRRDLTQQAMAEAMGITQSRVSAIERGGLSRTELSTLESYVAALGGKLEIVADFGDERIILG; this is encoded by the coding sequence ATGAGCACCAACTGGCGTGACCTGCGCGCTGAACTTATCGAGCCGGACGACGAGGACTCAGTCGACACGCACCGCGGACGCATGCTCGCTGAGGTTCGCGCCCATCGCCTTGCGGAGGCGCGCAAGCGGCGTGACCTCACGCAACAGGCGATGGCCGAGGCGATGGGTATCACGCAGTCCCGAGTCAGTGCCATCGAGCGCGGTGGGCTGAGTCGAACTGAACTCAGCACCTTGGAGTCCTACGTCGCCGCCCTGGGCGGGAAACTGGAGATCGTGGCCGACTTTGGCGACGAGAGGATCATCCTTGGCTAG
- a CDS encoding helix-turn-helix domain-containing protein, protein MPGRHDPTLRQRRIGAELRRMREQAGFGGSHLARVLGVSPAQVTQMENGKSSVSADRLRTVAAACMCANGPLVEALAAMASERGVRWWDEHRGSLGTPFLDVAEIEGHAEKISTYTITFIPGLLQTADYAASVFDRAIPPLPRQAVDTRIAFRLQRQQIVRSGAVPYTAFIHEAALRMQFSGPKVLIEQLGALVQDSHHPRISIRVVRFDVKSLPGPSENLTFAEGPVQELDTIQIDVSHGHLILDSPAQLASYREILARIDSVALPEDESRDLIQSVQKEIESKHG, encoded by the coding sequence ATGCCCGGTCGCCACGACCCCACACTTCGTCAGCGCCGCATCGGCGCCGAACTGCGGAGGATGCGAGAGCAGGCCGGTTTCGGCGGCAGCCACCTCGCCCGCGTGCTCGGCGTCAGTCCTGCCCAGGTGACGCAGATGGAGAACGGCAAGTCCAGCGTCAGCGCCGATCGGCTCCGCACGGTCGCGGCAGCCTGCATGTGCGCCAACGGACCTCTCGTCGAAGCCCTCGCCGCCATGGCCTCGGAGCGAGGAGTCAGGTGGTGGGACGAGCATCGCGGCTCCCTGGGCACTCCCTTCCTCGACGTGGCCGAGATCGAGGGCCACGCGGAGAAGATCTCCACCTACACGATCACCTTCATCCCGGGACTGTTGCAGACCGCCGACTACGCCGCCTCCGTATTCGATCGGGCGATTCCGCCCCTGCCCCGCCAAGCCGTCGACACGCGGATCGCCTTTCGCCTGCAGAGGCAACAGATCGTCCGATCCGGCGCGGTTCCCTACACCGCTTTCATCCACGAAGCGGCGCTCCGCATGCAGTTCAGCGGACCGAAGGTTCTCATCGAACAGCTCGGCGCCCTCGTCCAGGACTCGCACCACCCGAGGATCTCCATCCGAGTAGTGCGGTTCGACGTCAAATCGCTGCCTGGCCCCAGCGAGAACCTCACCTTCGCCGAGGGCCCGGTGCAGGAACTGGACACCATCCAGATCGATGTCAGCCATGGCCATCTGATCCTCGACTCGCCGGCTCAACTCGCGAGCTACCGGGAGATCCTCGCTCGCATCGACTCCGTGGCTCTCCCGGAGGACGAGTCACGAGACCTCATCCAGTCCGTCCAGAAGGAAATCGAAAGCAAACATGGCTAG
- a CDS encoding ATP-binding protein, translated as MSESDLYTRRKLVLRSFSPSAPITNRTLFAGRIDQMNTLMSVVYQRGQHAVIYGERGVGKTSLAKVMKEVLDSGSWASYHTCASGDTFGSIWRSILATFRTDERRPGVGFVNTTKVTIGSLADELPPGEPSPNDVRLALELLADAAPESVIFIDEFDRPTDPAISSHFADTIKILSDQSVAVTVVLASRFHERLVQTLIK; from the coding sequence GTGAGCGAGTCTGATCTATACACCCGCAGGAAGCTGGTGCTGCGCTCCTTCAGCCCATCGGCCCCCATCACCAATCGCACCCTGTTCGCCGGTCGCATTGATCAGATGAACACTCTTATGTCCGTCGTCTACCAGCGTGGTCAGCACGCTGTCATCTACGGTGAGCGCGGCGTCGGCAAGACCTCATTGGCGAAGGTCATGAAGGAGGTATTGGACTCTGGCTCCTGGGCCAGCTACCACACCTGCGCGAGTGGCGACACCTTCGGGTCCATCTGGAGATCTATCCTCGCAACCTTTCGGACGGACGAAAGACGCCCTGGTGTCGGCTTCGTCAACACTACAAAGGTGACCATTGGGTCACTGGCGGATGAACTTCCGCCCGGCGAACCTTCGCCCAACGACGTGCGGCTGGCACTCGAGCTGCTTGCGGATGCCGCTCCAGAGTCGGTGATCTTCATCGATGAGTTTGACAGGCCCACCGATCCGGCCATCAGCTCCCACTTTGCGGACACCATCAAGATCCTCTCCGATCAGAGTGTGGCGGTCACGGTGGTCCTAGCCTCGCGCTTTCATGAGCGGCTCGTCCAAACCTTGATCAAATAA
- a CDS encoding IS1380 family transposase yields the protein MQSLMPPRAVSAVFDEPNLIADAGLVALVRLAERVGLPALVEDRLRIDGAGNSGGANPVAKVVSLVAAMCAGADSIDDTDRLRYGAMGLLFGGVRAPSTLGTFLRSFTHGHNRQLHAVHRDFLARLARATSLLPGADQVAFVDIDPSHRRVYGRGKQGAEVGRFKGVRTLHPILATLSTPLARPVIAAVRLRRGKAADARGAGPFTAEALASARQTGASGTVIARADSQFYNADVVAACRRAGARFSLTVRMNPHIAAAITRIPDDVWTPIRYPEAFVDPDTGELVSDAEVAETEYTAFTGRKKAEQVTARLIVRRVRRLNSETTAGQGELFTAWRYHPVFTDSPFTMLQAEYQHRQHAVIEQVIADGKSGPLAHLPSGRFQANNAWLTLWAIAFNLLRAAGCLAGTFHARATTSTLRAHLVNIPARIARSARRLTLRLPDRWPWQHAFTDLFDAAHAPPG from the coding sequence ATGCAGTCTCTCATGCCGCCGCGAGCGGTTTCCGCCGTGTTCGACGAGCCGAACCTGATCGCGGATGCGGGGCTGGTCGCGCTGGTCCGCCTCGCCGAACGGGTCGGCCTGCCGGCCTTGGTCGAGGACAGGCTGCGCATCGACGGTGCCGGCAACAGTGGCGGCGCGAACCCGGTCGCGAAGGTGGTGAGCCTGGTCGCGGCGATGTGTGCCGGGGCCGACTCCATCGACGACACCGACCGGCTGCGGTACGGCGCGATGGGCCTGCTGTTCGGCGGGGTGCGGGCGCCGTCGACACTGGGCACCTTCCTGCGCTCGTTCACCCACGGCCATAACCGGCAACTCCATGCCGTGCACCGGGACTTCCTCGCCCGGCTCGCACGGGCCACTTCACTACTGCCCGGCGCGGACCAGGTGGCGTTCGTCGACATCGACCCCAGCCACCGACGCGTCTACGGCCGCGGCAAGCAGGGCGCCGAGGTCGGCCGGTTCAAGGGCGTGCGCACCCTGCACCCGATCCTGGCCACCCTCTCCACGCCGTTGGCCCGGCCGGTGATCGCGGCCGTCCGGCTGCGGCGGGGCAAGGCTGCCGACGCCCGCGGCGCCGGACCCTTCACCGCCGAGGCCCTGGCCTCCGCCCGACAGACCGGCGCGAGCGGGACGGTGATCGCCCGCGCGGACAGCCAGTTCTACAACGCCGACGTCGTGGCCGCCTGCCGCCGTGCCGGGGCCCGCTTCTCCCTGACCGTGCGGATGAACCCCCACATCGCGGCAGCGATCACGCGGATCCCCGACGACGTTTGGACGCCGATCCGCTACCCCGAGGCGTTCGTCGACCCCGACACCGGCGAGCTGGTCTCCGACGCCGAGGTCGCCGAGACCGAGTACACCGCGTTCACCGGCCGCAAGAAGGCCGAGCAGGTCACCGCTCGCCTGATCGTGCGCCGAGTGCGCCGCCTCAACAGCGAAACAACGGCCGGCCAGGGCGAGTTGTTCACCGCCTGGCGCTACCACCCGGTGTTCACCGACAGCCCGTTCACCATGCTCCAAGCCGAGTACCAACACCGCCAGCACGCCGTCATCGAACAGGTCATCGCGGACGGGAAGTCCGGGCCGCTCGCCCACCTGCCCTCCGGCAGATTCCAGGCCAACAACGCGTGGCTGACCCTGTGGGCGATCGCGTTCAACCTGCTGCGGGCCGCCGGCTGCCTCGCCGGCACCTTCCACGCCCGGGCCACCACCTCCACCCTGCGCGCCCACCTGGTCAACATCCCCGCCCGAATCGCCCGTTCAGCCCGCCGCCTGACGCTCCGCCTGCCCGACCGCTGGCCCTGGCAACACGCCTTCACCGACCTGTTCGACGCCGCCCACGCACCACCGGGCTGA
- a CDS encoding type II toxin-antitoxin system RelE/ParE family toxin, translated as MAWEIVIVDEVREWLHLLRKEDRDTLRLITAALDVLEGQGPALGRPLVDGIKGSDLANLKELRPGSAGASEVRLLFIFDPSRRAVVLVAGDKSGNWTGWYKEAIPLAEKRYRTHLDPK; from the coding sequence GTGGCCTGGGAAATCGTCATCGTCGACGAGGTGCGCGAGTGGTTGCACCTGCTCCGCAAAGAGGACCGTGACACCCTTCGCCTCATCACCGCAGCCTTGGACGTGCTGGAAGGACAGGGGCCGGCGCTTGGGCGCCCGCTCGTGGACGGCATCAAGGGTTCGGATCTTGCGAACCTGAAGGAGCTCAGGCCCGGCTCGGCCGGCGCCAGTGAAGTGCGACTCCTGTTCATCTTCGACCCAAGCCGCCGAGCAGTCGTACTTGTCGCTGGCGACAAGTCCGGCAACTGGACAGGCTGGTACAAGGAAGCCATTCCCCTCGCTGAGAAGCGCTATCGGACCCACTTGGACCCGAAGTGA